A stretch of Malus sylvestris chromosome 11, drMalSylv7.2, whole genome shotgun sequence DNA encodes these proteins:
- the LOC126589693 gene encoding uncharacterized protein LOC126589693 isoform X1 codes for MDELTGHIQDDIPWCMLFADDIVLIDETQEGVNAKLNLWREVLESKGLRLSRSKTEYMKCKFSANGGQNELGVRIGDQEIPKSDRFRYLGSILQKNGELDGDLNHRIQAGWMKWKSASGVLCDRRMSLKLKGKFYRTAIRPAMLYGTECWAVKHQHVHKMGVAEMRMLRWMCGHTRKDKIRNEDIRGKVGVAEIEGNMRENRLRWFGHVQRRPTDAPIRRCDYGTEVQGRRGRGRPRKTLEETLRKDLEYLDLTEDMTQNRAQWRSRIHIADPA; via the exons atggatgagttaacaggacatattcaagatgatattccttggtgtatgcttttcgcagacgatatagtgttgatagatgaaactcaggaaggggtaaatgcaaagcttaacctttggagagaagtgttggaatctaaaggtcttcgcctaagccgatcaaagacagaatatatgaagtgcaagttcagtgcaaatggaggccaaaacgagttaggggtgaggatcggagatcaagaaataccaaagagcgaccgttttcgttacctaggatctatcttgcaaaagaacggagaattagatggagatctcaaccatagaatacaagctggatggatgaagtggaagagtgcatccggcgtgttgtgtgaccgccgtatgtcactgaagctcaagggaaaattctataggacggcaataaggccggcgatgttgtatggcacagaatgttgggcggtgaagcatcaacacgtacacaaaatgggtgtagcggagatgaggatgcttcgttggatgtgtgggcacacgagaaaggataagattaggaatgaggatatccggggtaaagtaggagtagccgaaattgaaggaaatatgagagaaaatcggttacggtggtttggacatgtgcaaagaaggcctactgacgctccgattagaagatgcgactatgggacagag gttcagggccgaaggggtagaggaagacctaggaaaactttggaagagactctaagaaaagacttagagtacttggatctaacggaggacatgacacaaaaccgagcgcaatggcgttctaggattcatatagccgaccccgcttag
- the LOC126589693 gene encoding uncharacterized protein LOC126589693 isoform X2, translated as MDELTGHIQDDIPWCMLFADDIVLIDETQEGVNAKLNLWREVLESKGLRLSRSKTEYMKCKFSANGGQNELGVRIGDQEIPKSDRFRYLGSILQKNGELDGDLNHRIQAGWMKWKSASGVLCDRRMPLKLKGKFYRMAIRPVMLYGTECWAVKHQHVHKMGVAEMKMLRGMCGHTRKDKIGNEE; from the exons atggatgagttaacaggacatattcaagatgatattccttggtgtatgcttttcgcagacgatatagtgttgatagatgaaactcaggaaggggtaaatgcaaagcttaacctttggagagaagtgttggaatctaaaggtcttcgcctaagccgatcaaagacagaatatatgaagtgcaagttcagtgcaaatggaggccaaaacgagttaggggtgaggatcggagatcaagaaataccaaagagcgaccgttttcgttacctaggatctatcttgcaaaagaacggagaattagatggagatctcaaccatagaatacaagctggatggatgaagtggaagagtgcatccggcgtgttgtgtgaccgccgtat gccactgaagctcaagggaaaattttataggatggcaataaggccagtgatgttgtatggcacagaatgttgggcggtgaagcatcaacacgtacacaaaatgggtgtggcggagatgaagatgcttcgtgggatgtgtgggcacacgagaaaggataagattgggaatgaggaatga